The proteins below are encoded in one region of Oryzias melastigma strain HK-1 linkage group LG9, ASM292280v2, whole genome shotgun sequence:
- the sorbs3 gene encoding vinexin isoform X6, whose translation MQTQQSAEVLGRLNGSGPVFSGEPGISSKQHVLTSPELTHEVVISPGLPASPLSPYARKTIEEVKGSEMNGGGPSALSFGSYYGPSETQSKVPNGDRSSSTLPRSWAPVREERFIKFSGIGPVDESGMPIASRSSVNKPKDWYRSMFRQIHKKPEELEESEPWPSERLQLSGSAETNDKDDQNLFRLTPHGALPDWREDVDKLSDPGKLQPQPRSIFDFEPGKSTTSDSYSQVFSSSRNPPEKTKSPSIEASLVSELSRFEAELDSEIQGLERTLSQKKQRRGWGEEARSRDPVAAPNIGATTHSTSSSAQPFQHSGVTSSTPAPAYAEVASSANETMELPSKKEEKKMKAARAKFNFPAQSPKELTLQKGDIVYIHRQIDANWFEGEHHGRAGIFPTSYVEILPPTEKPTPIRSPSIQVLDYGEAVALYNFNADLPVELSFRKGEVISISRQVDDKWLEGRISGTNRSGIFPANYVQGAIPNQVVPSNPHVSSLNNNSSPVGQRQLFKAVYNYKPQNSDELELREGDIVHVMEKCDDGWFVGTSERTHTFGTFPGNYVTPV comes from the exons ATGCAGACTCAG CAAAGTGCAGAAGTGCTCGGCCGTCTGAATGGCTCCGGGCCCGTTTTCTCCGGAGAGCCGGGAATTTCTTCAAAGCAGCATGTTCTAACTTCTCCTGAGCTGACCCATGAGGTGGTCATCTCCCCTGGACTTCCTGCTTCTCCTCTGAGTCCTTATGCGAGGAAGACGATCGAAGAAGTCAAG GGGTCAGAGATGAATGGAGGAGGACCATCAGCTCTTAGCTTTGGATCATACTATGGACCTTCAGAAACACAAA GCAAAGTGCCGAACGGAGACCGCAGCTCCTCCACTCTACCCAGAAGCTGGGCACCTGTTCGGGAGGAGAGATTCATCAAGTTTTCCGGGATAGGTCCTGTGGATGAGAGCGGGATGCCCATCGCTTCCAGATCT AGTGTCAACAAACCCAAAGACTGGTACAGGAGCATGTTCAGACAGATCCACAAGAAGCCAGAAG AGTTGGAGGAGTCTGAGCCCTGGCCGTCTGAAC GTCTACAGTTGTCTGGCAGCGCAGAGACAAACGATAAAGACGACCAGAATCTTTTCAGACTAACACCTCATGGAGCTCTGCCAGACTG GAGGGAGGATGTCGATAAGCTGTCAGACCCAGGGAAGCTTCAGCCACAGCCACGGAGCATCTTTGATTTTGAACCAGGAAAGAGCACAACCTCAGACAGCTACAGCCAG GTTTTTTCATCCTCAAGAAATCCGccagagaaaacaaaatctcCTTCCATTGAG GCCAGCTTGGTGTCCGAGCTGAGTCGCTTTGAGGCTGAACTGGACTCGGAGATTCAGGGTCTGGAGAGGACACTTTCGCAGAAGAAGCAGCGTCGAGGCTGGGGTGAG GAGGCCAGATCCAGGGATCCAGTAGCTGCTCCAAACATTGGTGCAACCACCCACAG CACTTCATCATCAGCACAGCCTTTCCAGCACTCTGGTGTAACGTCATCAACGCCTGCTCCTGCGTATG CAGAAGTCGCTTCATCAGCAAATGAAACCATGGAGCTTCcatcaaaaaaagaagagaaaaag ATGAAAGCTGCAAGAGCCAAGTTTAATTTTCCAGCTCAATCACCCAA GGAGCTGACGCTGCAGAAAGGGGACATCGTTTACATCCACAGGCAGATCGATGCCAACTGGTTTGAAGGGGAGCACCACGGTAGAGCGGGCATTTTCCCCACGTCTTATGTGGAG ATTCTGCCTCCTACAGAGAAGCCGACGCCCATCAGGTCTCCCAGCATTCAGGTGCTGGACTATGGAGAAGCTGTGGCTCTTTATAACTTCAACGCTGATTTACCTGTTGAGCTTTCTTTCCGGAAA GGTGAGGTGATCAGCATAAGTAGACAGGTTGATGACAAGTGGCTTGAAGGCAGGATCTCTGGAACAAACCGGAGCGGCATCTTCCCAGCTAACTATGTCCAG GGTGCAATCCCAAACCAGGTTGTTCCTTCAAATCCACATGTCTCCTCACTGAACAACAACAGTTCACCAGTGGGGCAACGCCAACT atttaaagctGTTTACAACTACAAGCCGCAGAATTCAGATGAGCTGGAGCTCAGAGAGGGAGATATCGTACACGTCATGGAGAAATGTGATGATGGCTGGTTTGTAG GTACGTCAGAACGGACTCATACGTTTGGAACTTTTCCTGGGAATTATGTGACACCTGTTTAA